From one Streptomyces sp. CA-210063 genomic stretch:
- a CDS encoding glycosyltransferase produces the protein MSGTASQRLRIVRLANFVAPSSGGLRTALRELGKGFEAAGHEAVLVVPGERYTDRETEQGRVITLPGPLLPGTGGYRVLMDKRRVANLLESLEPDRLEVSDRTTLRWTGKWARRARVRAVMVSHETADGVLRTWGLSEGMARRTSDALNVRTAHTYSRVVCTTEFAEREFVRIGARNVVRAPLGVDLVGRHPALRDPGLRERHARVDDVLLVMCSRLSVEKRPGTALDALEALVRRGRRAVLVVAGDGPLRGRLEQRAKGLPVTFLGHVGDRDMLGALQASADVALAPGPAETFGLAALEAMACGTPVVASSSSALPEVIGSAGATAADNGDAFADAVELLLDRPEDERREAARARAECFGWQTAVDAFLAAHDATVGRPVREGVG, from the coding sequence ATGAGCGGGACTGCTTCCCAGAGGCTGCGGATCGTACGGCTCGCCAACTTCGTCGCGCCCTCCTCGGGCGGGCTGCGGACCGCGTTGCGGGAGCTGGGCAAGGGGTTCGAGGCGGCCGGGCACGAGGCCGTGCTCGTCGTGCCCGGTGAGCGGTACACCGACCGTGAGACGGAGCAGGGGCGGGTCATCACCCTGCCCGGGCCGCTGCTGCCGGGCACCGGCGGCTACCGCGTCCTCATGGACAAGCGGCGGGTGGCCAACCTGCTGGAGTCGCTGGAACCCGACCGGCTGGAGGTCTCCGACCGCACCACGCTGCGCTGGACGGGGAAGTGGGCCCGGCGGGCCAGGGTGCGCGCGGTGATGGTCTCCCACGAGACCGCCGACGGGGTGCTGCGGACCTGGGGCCTCTCCGAGGGGATGGCCCGCCGGACCTCCGACGCCCTCAACGTCCGTACGGCCCACACCTACTCGCGGGTGGTCTGCACGACCGAGTTCGCGGAACGGGAGTTCGTACGGATCGGCGCCCGGAACGTCGTACGGGCCCCGCTGGGCGTCGACCTCGTGGGACGCCACCCCGCTCTGCGGGACCCGGGGCTGCGCGAGCGGCACGCGCGCGTGGACGACGTTCTGCTGGTGATGTGCTCCCGGCTGTCCGTCGAGAAGCGGCCCGGGACCGCCCTCGACGCCCTGGAGGCGCTGGTGCGGCGAGGACGGCGGGCCGTGCTCGTCGTCGCCGGGGACGGACCGCTGCGCGGCAGGCTCGAACAGCGCGCGAAGGGGCTGCCGGTGACCTTCCTGGGACATGTGGGCGACCGCGACATGCTGGGCGCCCTGCAGGCCTCCGCCGATGTGGCCCTGGCCCCCGGGCCCGCTGAAACGTTCGGCCTCGCCGCGCTGGAGGCCATGGCCTGCGGTACGCCCGTGGTGGCCAGCTCCTCGTCCGCGCTGCCGGAGGTGATCGGGTCGGCCGGGGCGACGGCGGCGGACAACGGGGACGCCTTCGCGGACGCCGTCGAGCTGCTGCTGGACCGGCCCGAGGACGAGCGCCGGGAGGCGGCACGCGCGCGTGCCGAGTGCTTCGGCTGGCAGACCGCGGTGGACGCGTTCCTCGCCGCGCACGACGCGACCGTCGGGCGCCCGGTGCGGGAGGGCGTCGGATGA
- a CDS encoding 5-oxoprolinase subunit B family protein: MRALPVGDRALLIEVGTGEEAEALHAELLRRRATGDLSAAEIVPAARTVLLDGLDDPSRLAERLATWEVPPVPARAEDVVEIPVRYDGPDLSDVAAHWGVDAAEVARIHAAAEFRVAFCGFAPGFGYLTGLPREVPRRATPRTAVPAGSVALAGPYTGVYPRSSPGGWQLIGTTDTVLWDHARVPAALLAPGTRVRFTPMAAR; encoded by the coding sequence ATGAGGGCCTTGCCGGTCGGGGACCGCGCGCTGCTGATCGAGGTGGGCACGGGGGAGGAGGCCGAGGCCCTGCACGCCGAGCTGCTGCGCCGCCGCGCGACGGGCGACCTGTCGGCGGCCGAGATCGTCCCCGCCGCCCGTACGGTCCTCCTGGACGGCCTCGACGACCCGTCCCGCCTCGCCGAGCGCCTCGCCACCTGGGAGGTACCGCCCGTCCCCGCGCGCGCGGAGGACGTCGTCGAGATCCCCGTGCGGTACGACGGCCCCGACCTGTCGGACGTCGCCGCCCACTGGGGCGTGGACGCGGCCGAGGTGGCCCGTATCCACGCGGCGGCCGAGTTCCGCGTGGCCTTCTGCGGCTTCGCGCCCGGCTTCGGCTACCTCACCGGGCTGCCCCGCGAGGTCCCGCGCCGGGCGACCCCGCGTACGGCCGTCCCGGCGGGTTCGGTCGCCCTGGCCGGCCCGTACACCGGCGTGTACCCGCGCTCCTCCCCCGGCGGCTGGCAGCTGATCGGTACGACGGACACCGTTCTGTGGGACCACGCGCGCGTGCCCGCCGCTCTGCTGGCGCCGGGCACCCGGGTCCGCTTCACGCCCATGGCGGCCCGGTGA
- a CDS encoding glycosyltransferase family 4 protein, producing MRVVIVTESFPPDVNGVAHCALQTARHLVARGHAPLVVAPATAQGTGAGADLQAPCPVVRVPSLPLPGYPQVRVALPSRRVAAAIVEHRADIVHLASPFVLGVRGMAAAARLGVPAVAIYQTDLAGYARTYVHAGEAAAWRRIRSVHAAADRTLAPSSAALRDLEAHGVPRVSLWPRGVDTARFRPELRDEALRRELAPNGELIVGYVGRLAPEKQIELLAGVCGLDGVRVVVVGDGPSEPGLREVLPGAVFLGRRTGDELARIFASFDIFAHTGPFETFCQTVQEAMASGVPVVAPAAGGPLDLVAHGRTGLLVPPRDAAAVRDAVWSLTADPGLRIAYGAAGRAMVEGRTWAAVGDQLIGHYADVLAARTVVAA from the coding sequence ATGCGTGTCGTCATAGTGACCGAGTCCTTTCCCCCGGATGTGAACGGCGTGGCCCACTGCGCCCTGCAGACCGCGCGACACCTCGTCGCGCGGGGGCACGCCCCCCTCGTCGTGGCCCCGGCCACCGCCCAGGGCACCGGAGCAGGTGCCGATCTTCAGGCGCCGTGCCCCGTCGTCCGCGTCCCCTCCCTTCCGCTCCCGGGCTATCCCCAGGTCCGTGTCGCCCTCCCCAGCCGCCGCGTGGCGGCGGCGATCGTCGAGCACCGGGCCGACATCGTCCACCTGGCCAGCCCCTTCGTCCTCGGCGTGCGGGGCATGGCGGCCGCCGCCCGCCTCGGTGTCCCCGCCGTCGCCATCTACCAGACCGACCTCGCCGGATACGCCCGCACCTACGTGCACGCGGGCGAAGCGGCGGCCTGGCGGCGTATCCGCTCCGTGCATGCCGCCGCCGACCGCACCCTCGCCCCGTCCAGCGCGGCCCTGCGCGACCTGGAGGCACACGGCGTGCCCCGGGTCAGCCTGTGGCCGCGCGGCGTCGACACCGCCCGGTTCCGCCCCGAGCTGCGTGACGAGGCGCTGCGCCGCGAACTGGCGCCGAACGGTGAGCTGATCGTCGGCTACGTCGGCCGCCTCGCCCCCGAGAAGCAGATCGAACTGCTGGCCGGGGTGTGCGGCCTGGACGGCGTACGCGTCGTCGTCGTGGGCGACGGACCCAGCGAGCCCGGGCTGCGCGAGGTCCTGCCCGGGGCCGTCTTCCTGGGCCGCCGCACCGGCGACGAACTCGCCCGGATCTTCGCCTCGTTCGACATCTTCGCCCACACCGGCCCCTTCGAGACCTTCTGCCAGACCGTGCAGGAGGCCATGGCGAGCGGGGTGCCCGTGGTGGCGCCCGCTGCCGGAGGCCCGCTGGACCTCGTCGCCCACGGGCGCACGGGCCTGCTGGTCCCGCCGCGCGACGCGGCCGCCGTACGCGACGCCGTATGGTCGCTCACCGCCGATCCGGGGCTGCGGATCGCGTACGGGGCCGCCGGACGAGCCATGGTCGAGGGGCGCACCTGGGCGGCCGTCGGCGATCAGCTCATCGGGCACTACGCCGATGTGCTGGCGGCGCGGACGGTGGTGGCGGCATGA
- a CDS encoding MFS transporter: MSTTPPAQSLTSATQPAPGEPASDDGAFGWLRALGPRGRRAFGGAFGGYALDSYDYFTLPLSMVALTAYFGLDNGQSGLFTTVTLVVSAIGGAVAGVLADRIGRVKALMITVITYAVFTVACGFAPNYETLLVFRALQGLGFGGEWAVGAILVAEYASAKHRGRTLGAIQSSWAVGWGLAVIVYTMVFSFFDDDLAWRVMFWTGALPALLVIWVRRSVEDAPEAAAAREKSAERGSFAAIFRPGTATAPGLLRTTVFAVLLSTGVQGGYYTLATWVPTYLKTERGLSVVGTGGYLTFLISGAFIGYLTGGYLTDRLGRRRNIWLFAVLSALCILAYANIPSGANTLLLVLGFPLGFCMSAIFSGFGSFLSELYPSAVRGTGQGFTYNTGRAVGAVFPTTVGFLADSWGVGGALIFGAIGYGLAAVALFGLPETRGKELV, encoded by the coding sequence ATGAGCACGACCCCTCCCGCCCAGTCCCTGACCTCCGCCACTCAACCCGCCCCGGGCGAACCGGCCTCCGACGACGGCGCGTTCGGCTGGCTGCGCGCCCTCGGCCCGCGCGGCCGCCGCGCCTTCGGCGGCGCGTTCGGTGGCTATGCGCTCGACTCGTACGACTACTTCACGCTGCCGCTGAGCATGGTCGCGCTCACGGCCTACTTCGGACTGGACAACGGCCAGTCCGGGCTGTTCACCACGGTCACGCTGGTCGTCTCGGCGATCGGCGGCGCCGTCGCGGGCGTCCTCGCGGACCGGATCGGGCGCGTGAAGGCGCTGATGATCACCGTGATCACGTACGCGGTCTTCACCGTGGCCTGCGGCTTCGCCCCCAACTACGAGACGCTGCTGGTCTTCCGCGCCCTTCAGGGGCTGGGCTTCGGCGGTGAGTGGGCGGTCGGCGCGATCCTGGTCGCCGAGTACGCGAGCGCCAAGCACCGGGGACGTACGCTCGGCGCGATCCAGAGCTCCTGGGCCGTGGGCTGGGGACTGGCCGTGATCGTCTACACGATGGTCTTCTCCTTCTTCGACGACGACCTCGCCTGGCGCGTGATGTTCTGGACCGGCGCGCTCCCCGCACTGCTCGTCATCTGGGTACGCCGCTCGGTCGAGGACGCCCCGGAGGCGGCGGCCGCGCGGGAGAAGAGCGCCGAGAGGGGCTCGTTCGCCGCGATCTTCCGGCCGGGCACGGCCACCGCTCCCGGTCTGCTGCGCACCACGGTCTTCGCGGTGCTGCTCTCCACCGGTGTCCAGGGCGGCTATTACACGCTGGCGACCTGGGTGCCCACCTACCTGAAGACGGAGCGGGGTCTGTCGGTCGTGGGCACCGGCGGCTATCTCACGTTCCTGATCTCCGGCGCCTTCATCGGCTACCTCACCGGCGGCTATCTCACCGACCGGCTGGGCCGCCGGCGGAACATCTGGCTCTTCGCGGTGCTCTCGGCGCTGTGCATCCTGGCGTACGCGAACATCCCGAGCGGCGCCAACACCCTTCTCCTGGTGCTCGGTTTCCCGCTCGGTTTCTGTATGTCGGCGATCTTCAGTGGCTTCGGCTCGTTCCTCAGCGAGCTGTACCCGTCGGCCGTCCGGGGCACCGGGCAGGGCTTCACGTACAACACCGGGCGGGCGGTGGGCGCCGTCTTCCCCACCACGGTCGGCTTCCTGGCCGACAGCTGGGGCGTCGGCGGCGCGCTGATCTTCGGCGCGATCGGCTACGGCCTGGCGGCGGTGGCCCTGTTCGGCCTTCCGGAGACACGCGGAAAGGAACTGGTGTGA
- a CDS encoding putative hydro-lyase has protein sequence MTFVDPHARAWTPEKARARFRSGVAGPTAGVAAGHTQANLISVPADWAYDMLLFCQRNPKPCPVLDVTDAGAWTTPLAEGADLRTDLPRYRVWEHGELVDEPTDVVDVWREDLVSFLIGCSFTFEWALTEAGVPMRHIEQGRNVSMYVTGRQCRPAGRVRGPMVVSMRPVPPEHLAAAIRESSLLPAVHGGPVHCGEAAGLGIADLSCPDFGDPVDAEPDDIPVFWACGVTPQAAVMASRPPFAITHAPGQMFLTDARDEQYRVA, from the coding sequence TTGACCTTCGTCGACCCGCACGCGCGCGCGTGGACCCCCGAGAAGGCGCGCGCCCGGTTCCGCTCGGGTGTGGCGGGGCCCACCGCCGGGGTCGCCGCCGGGCACACCCAGGCGAACCTGATCTCGGTGCCCGCCGACTGGGCGTACGACATGCTGCTGTTCTGCCAGCGCAACCCCAAGCCCTGTCCCGTTCTGGACGTCACGGACGCCGGTGCGTGGACGACTCCGCTCGCGGAGGGCGCGGACCTGCGCACCGATCTGCCGCGCTACCGGGTGTGGGAGCACGGTGAGTTGGTGGACGAGCCGACGGACGTGGTGGACGTCTGGCGGGAGGACCTGGTGTCGTTCCTGATCGGGTGCAGCTTCACCTTCGAGTGGGCGCTCACCGAGGCGGGCGTCCCGATGCGCCACATCGAGCAGGGCCGCAACGTGTCCATGTACGTCACCGGCCGTCAGTGCCGGCCCGCCGGGCGCGTGCGGGGCCCGATGGTGGTGTCGATGCGCCCGGTGCCGCCCGAGCATCTGGCCGCCGCGATCCGGGAGAGCAGTCTCTTGCCGGCCGTGCACGGAGGCCCGGTGCACTGCGGCGAGGCGGCGGGCCTCGGCATCGCGGATCTGTCCTGCCCGGACTTCGGCGACCCGGTGGACGCCGAGCCGGACGACATCCCGGTGTTCTGGGCCTGCGGGGTGACGCCCCAGGCCGCGGTGATGGCCTCCCGCCCGCCCTTCGCGATCACCCACGCACCGGGCCAGATGTTCCTGACCGACGCCCGCGACGAGCAGTACCGCGTGGCCTGA
- a CDS encoding biotin-dependent carboxyltransferase family protein, protein MTDRALAVVRSGALTTVQDLGRPGHAHLGVPRSGALDPPAAALVNRLVGNPPDAAVLETTLNGCSVRPRSTVTVAVGGAPCPVTVDGRPVAWGAPVRVPGGAVLDIGAARSGVRGYLAVSGGVAVDPVLGSRSTDLLSGLGPPPLTDGTVLPLGRPTHVHARVDVVPHPAPPSELVLRVTLGPRDDWFTDAALRTLTRHPYTVSSASNRIGLRTEGPALERARPGELPSEGMVLGAVQVPPDGRPVVFLADHPTTGGYPVIAVVHPSDLPGAAQATPGTPVRFVAVRHRR, encoded by the coding sequence GTGACCGACCGCGCCCTCGCCGTCGTCCGCTCCGGTGCCCTGACCACCGTCCAGGACCTGGGCCGCCCCGGACACGCCCACCTCGGCGTGCCCCGGTCGGGCGCCCTCGATCCGCCGGCCGCGGCCTTGGTCAATCGTCTGGTGGGCAACCCCCCGGACGCGGCGGTCCTGGAGACCACCCTCAACGGCTGCTCCGTACGCCCCCGCTCGACGGTCACCGTGGCCGTCGGAGGCGCCCCCTGTCCCGTCACCGTGGACGGCCGCCCGGTGGCCTGGGGAGCGCCCGTACGGGTCCCCGGAGGGGCGGTGCTGGACATCGGGGCGGCGCGTTCCGGCGTACGCGGCTATCTGGCCGTCTCCGGGGGCGTGGCCGTGGATCCGGTGCTCGGCAGCCGCTCCACCGACCTGCTGTCGGGCCTCGGTCCGCCGCCGCTGACGGACGGCACCGTGCTCCCGCTCGGCCGCCCGACGCATGTCCACGCGCGCGTGGACGTCGTCCCGCATCCCGCGCCGCCCTCGGAACTCGTCCTGCGTGTCACCCTCGGCCCCCGCGACGACTGGTTCACGGACGCGGCACTGCGCACCCTCACCAGGCACCCCTACACCGTCTCCTCCGCGAGCAACCGCATCGGGCTGCGCACGGAAGGTCCCGCCCTGGAACGTGCCCGGCCGGGGGAACTCCCCAGTGAGGGGATGGTGCTGGGCGCCGTCCAGGTGCCGCCGGACGGCCGCCCGGTCGTCTTCCTCGCCGACCATCCGACCACCGGGGGCTACCCGGTGATCGCCGTGGTCCACCCGTCGGACCTGCCCGGCGCGGCCCAGGCCACGCCGGGCACACCAGTGCGGTTCGTCGCCGTACGACACCGCCGCTGA
- a CDS encoding LamB/YcsF family protein, with the protein MISIDLNADLGEGFGRWTLTDDERLLSVVTSANVACGFHAGDAATMRRVCELAAERGVRVGAQVSYRDLAGFGRRAMDVPPAELAAEVAYQIGALEVFARAAGTRVSYVKPHGALYNRVVHDEEQAAAVVDGVLLADATLPVLGLPGSRFLKVAEAAGLPAVTEAFADRAYTDQGTLVPRGQDGAVITDADAVVERSVGLAGEGTLTSHSGERIPVRARSLCLHGDTPGAVELARRVRAELVASGVRVEAFA; encoded by the coding sequence ATGATCTCCATCGATCTCAACGCCGACCTCGGCGAGGGCTTCGGCCGTTGGACGCTGACCGACGACGAGCGGCTGCTGTCCGTCGTCACCAGCGCCAATGTGGCCTGCGGCTTCCACGCAGGGGACGCGGCCACCATGCGGCGGGTGTGCGAGCTGGCGGCCGAGCGCGGGGTACGGGTCGGGGCCCAGGTCTCGTACCGCGACCTGGCGGGGTTCGGGCGGCGCGCGATGGACGTGCCGCCCGCCGAACTGGCGGCCGAGGTGGCCTACCAGATCGGCGCCCTGGAGGTCTTCGCGCGCGCGGCGGGCACGCGCGTGTCCTACGTGAAGCCGCACGGCGCGCTCTACAACCGCGTCGTGCACGACGAGGAGCAGGCGGCGGCGGTGGTCGACGGGGTGCTCCTCGCCGACGCCACGCTCCCCGTCCTCGGCCTGCCCGGCTCGCGCTTCCTCAAGGTGGCCGAGGCGGCCGGGCTGCCCGCCGTCACCGAGGCGTTCGCGGACCGCGCGTACACCGACCAGGGCACTCTGGTGCCGCGTGGTCAGGACGGTGCCGTGATCACGGACGCCGACGCCGTGGTCGAGCGGTCGGTCGGCCTCGCGGGCGAAGGCACCCTCACGTCCCACTCCGGGGAGCGCATCCCCGTCCGCGCCCGCTCCCTCTGCCTGCACGGCGACACGCCGGGCGCGGTGGAGCTGGCCCGGCGGGTCCGGGCCGAGCTGGTGGCCTCGGGGGTGCGCGTGGAGGCGTTCGCATGA
- a CDS encoding SGNH/GDSL hydrolase family protein: MRSPRFVALGDSLTEGVGDPVEGGWRGWAALLAGGLGPGAEFTNLAVSGSQTRDVLDRQLSAALALRPDLASVVIGVNDTLRCTFDIHAVAARLDEVYGAFRERGVVLLTACLPDPGAMLGLPGALARPLARRQRAVNTVVHALSERHGAVHLHASEGAWLTDRAMWSADRLHPGERGHRQLAVRFHALLTEAGIATGPAPSTEPEFPVPTRSASLWWLATAGTGWVARRCTDLLPQLLTLAAAEVRHKARGTSARLDLSASHAVASALAALAVPDQRPEVA, encoded by the coding sequence ATGAGATCCCCGCGGTTCGTGGCCCTCGGCGACTCCCTCACCGAGGGCGTGGGCGACCCCGTCGAAGGCGGTTGGCGGGGCTGGGCCGCGCTGCTCGCCGGCGGGCTCGGACCCGGGGCGGAGTTCACCAACCTCGCGGTCAGCGGATCCCAGACGCGCGACGTGCTGGACCGGCAGCTCTCCGCCGCGCTCGCGCTCCGCCCGGACCTCGCCTCCGTCGTCATCGGCGTCAACGACACCCTGCGCTGCACCTTCGACATCCACGCCGTCGCCGCCCGCCTCGACGAGGTCTACGGGGCCTTCCGGGAGCGGGGCGTGGTGCTGCTCACCGCGTGTCTGCCCGACCCCGGGGCGATGCTCGGCCTGCCCGGCGCCCTCGCCAGGCCGCTCGCCCGGCGGCAGCGGGCCGTCAACACGGTCGTGCACGCCCTGTCCGAGCGCCATGGGGCGGTCCATCTGCACGCCTCGGAGGGCGCCTGGCTGACGGACCGCGCGATGTGGAGCGCGGACCGGCTGCACCCCGGCGAGCGGGGGCACCGCCAGCTCGCCGTCCGCTTCCACGCGCTGCTCACGGAAGCCGGGATCGCGACGGGACCCGCGCCTTCCACCGAGCCCGAGTTCCCGGTGCCCACGCGCAGTGCCAGCCTGTGGTGGCTGGCCACCGCGGGGACGGGCTGGGTGGCCCGGCGCTGCACCGACCTGCTCCCGCAGCTCCTCACCCTCGCCGCCGCCGAGGTCCGCCACAAGGCCCGCGGCACCAGCGCCCGGCTGGACCTGTCCGCCTCCCACGCGGTGGCGTCGGCCCTGGCGGCACTGGCCGTACCGGACCAGCGGCCGGAGGTGGCGTGA